The following coding sequences lie in one Spinacia oleracea cultivar Varoflay chromosome 1, BTI_SOV_V1, whole genome shotgun sequence genomic window:
- the LOC110791954 gene encoding uncharacterized protein, protein MENPNTNAVDLVLIPRIRIDFKLVPVDGSDFYLSRHFVSMISFLVEVLVRPRDRWFTLPEHDIDLEPSVSPAGWGWYRDRKPKIIDGDPGFLYVRNLTFILNDAATFHGQDLETKLHQAKHFFLEKLTNQILYHETLGHELKIVPFLKPSEDARQMINLLKASPQESPTIVLKGLPCDWLADEPSMLNLRNFFGTLGRVRDLDLDMGENNVSIQFEDYEECCKALKKLCSFSLKMEKNKESRVVDYEVSLKNVSQEMLANDSVLKGLSLKDDSVPMEKETFTEEMQALKIRMAKLEEELKGLKAIIGARYCH, encoded by the exons ATGGAAAACCCTAACACAAATGCAGTAGATCTGGTACTAATCCCACGCATCCGAATCGATTTTAAACTTGTACCAGTTGATGGTTCTGACTTCTATTTATCACGACATTTTGTTAGTATGATCTCATTTTTGGTAGAGGTTCTTGTCAGGCCTCGAGATCGATGGTTTACGCTTCCCGAGCATGATATTGACCTCGAACCATCCGTATCGCCGGCTGGTTGGGGTTGGTATAGGGATAGGAAACCGAAGATAATAGACGGCGATCCTGGATTTTTGTATGTACGGAACTTGACTTTCATTCTCAACGATGCCGCCACCTTCCACGGCCAAGATTTGGAAACCAAACTCCACCAGGCTAAACACTTCTTTCTTGAGAAGCTGACCAATCAGATTTTATATCATGAAACTTTAGGACACGAGCTTAAAATTGTGCCGTTTTTGAAACCATCTGAAGATGCTCGTCAAATGATTAACCTCCTCAAAG CATCACCACAGGAGTCACCCACTATTGTTCTCAAGGGTTTGCCTTGTGACTGGCTTGCTGATGAACCATCTATGCTGAATCTTCGCAACTTTTTTGGGACTCTTGGGAGAGTCAG GGATCTTGATCTTGATATGGGTGAGAACAATGTCTCGATCCAATTCGAGGACTATGAGGAGTGTTGCAAAGCATTAAAAAAATTGTGTTCATTTTCTTTGAAGATGGAAAAG AATAAGGAGTCAAGGGTGGTTGACTATGAAGTGTCCTTGAAGAACGTCTCCCAGGAAATGTTAGCCAATGACAGCGTTCTTAAAGGGTTGTCTTTGAAGGATGATTCTGTGCCAATGGAGAAGGAAACTTTCACGGAGGAAATGCAGGCTTTGAAGATTCGAATGGCAAAGCTTGAAGAGGAATTGAAGGGTTTGAAAGCTATTATAGGGGCTCGTTACTGTCACTAA
- the LOC130465758 gene encoding uncharacterized protein, translating into MFLSKYTNIGSFEKLDIETPDIYVKKIVFGCEYYAKVQGQPILMRKDIIAATIINCLPNKFPYLELKEKFKDMHSDNGTPNLVKYGTWDGRWKYDSEILTTIIEAAESGFRDGKIVGSHVGDSVTEEPMGISVNNDLEENDVAVENENVGVEAENPNPAAHEPTIEISSDSDAEFESEQEMASEPNQDEDMGEDANPEEDPDEDPEEEFDDLEI; encoded by the coding sequence atgtttctttccaagtataccaatataggatccttcgagaaacttgatatagaaaccccagatatttatgtgaagaaaattgtgtttggatgtgaatattatgctaaggttcaagggcaacctatcttaatgagaaaggatatcatagcagccactatcattaattgcttacctaacaaatttccatacctagaactcaaggaaaagtttaaagacatgcattctgataatggaactccaaacttggttaagtatggaacttgggatggtagatggaaatatgattcagaaattctgaccaccattattgaagcagcagaaagtgggtttagagacggtaaaatcgtagggagtcatgttggggattcagttacagaagaacctatgggaattagtgtaaataatgacctagaggaaaatgatgtagctgtggagaatgagaatgtaggtgttgaggcagagaatcctaacccagcggctcatgagccaaccattgagatctctagtgattcggatgcagagttcgaaagtgaacaggagatggcaagtgagcctaatcaagatgaagacatgggtgaagatgcaaaccctgaggaagaccccgatgaagaccctgaagaagagttcgatgatcttgagatctaa